A stretch of Sphingorhabdus sp. YGSMI21 DNA encodes these proteins:
- a CDS encoding alpha/beta fold hydrolase: MALFEYFPNYIWNLSVAIAMESGGQIGEIIDMCQPIKEAAAAGDDAGVPQFMKQWAAMGDKLQELAAEDEAKGRNFSASNKLERASLYLFTAERMQGHGHPGRTETFAKARNAFDRSSKLGKLNRERVEIPLENGTMPAIWTKAPGAGKKPAVVFCNGLDSNKELLYWTRLPEELARRGISTLCVDQPGSGEALRLQGLPVDPHSESWASKAVDWLETQDNVDASKLGMTGISLGGHFAPRAVAYEPRFASGAVWGANHNWREVQDKRMKREGENPVPHYWAHVMWAFGADDMEDFLDKSTDMNLNGHMDRIKVPFLVTHGSNDRQISVDYASDLYDQLVNSPRREKVIFTPREGGVEHVGADNMAYGRDLLSDWFAETLGGNAG; encoded by the coding sequence ATGGCTCTTTTTGAATATTTTCCCAATTATATCTGGAACTTGTCGGTAGCCATAGCGATGGAAAGCGGCGGGCAGATCGGTGAAATCATCGATATGTGCCAGCCGATCAAGGAAGCGGCTGCTGCCGGCGACGATGCCGGTGTGCCGCAGTTCATGAAACAATGGGCGGCGATGGGCGACAAGCTGCAGGAGCTGGCTGCCGAAGACGAAGCCAAAGGCCGCAATTTCTCTGCCTCGAACAAGCTCGAGCGCGCTTCGCTCTATCTGTTCACCGCAGAACGGATGCAGGGCCATGGCCATCCGGGTCGCACCGAGACTTTCGCCAAGGCGCGCAATGCTTTTGACCGCTCATCGAAGCTCGGCAAGCTCAACCGGGAACGGGTCGAAATTCCGCTCGAAAACGGGACCATGCCGGCGATCTGGACCAAGGCGCCCGGCGCCGGCAAAAAGCCCGCAGTCGTCTTCTGCAACGGTCTGGATAGCAACAAGGAGCTGCTCTACTGGACGCGGCTTCCCGAAGAACTGGCCCGGCGCGGCATCTCCACGCTTTGCGTAGACCAGCCCGGTTCGGGCGAAGCGCTGCGGTTGCAAGGCCTGCCGGTCGATCCGCATAGCGAAAGCTGGGCTTCCAAGGCTGTCGACTGGCTGGAAACACAGGACAATGTCGACGCATCGAAACTCGGCATGACCGGCATTTCATTGGGCGGGCATTTCGCCCCGCGCGCGGTCGCTTACGAACCGCGCTTTGCCAGCGGAGCGGTCTGGGGTGCCAACCACAATTGGCGCGAAGTTCAGGATAAGCGGATGAAACGCGAAGGCGAAAACCCGGTGCCGCATTATTGGGCGCATGTCATGTGGGCCTTTGGCGCGGACGATATGGAAGATTTCCTCGATAAATCGACCGACATGAATCTCAACGGTCATATGGACCGGATCAAGGTTCCGTTTCTCGTTACCCATGGTTCCAATGATCGCCAGATCAGCGTGGATTATGCGTCAGACCTATATGATCAGCTGGTCAATTCACCGCGCCGCGAGAAGGTGATCTTCACGCCCCGCGAAGGCGGAGTAGAACATGTCGGCGCAGACAATATGGCCTACGGTCGTGACCTGTTGTCGGACTGGTTTGCCGAAACGCTAGGCGGAAATGCCGGATAG
- a CDS encoding VOC family protein: protein MSRVTEIRYVGYGVENFDAERKFYADDWGLVEVESRDDMAWFKTHGHDEYHVVRLHKRESNCVEVIALAADSRANVDALRSKVGDAGCKIIREPGDLDAPGGGYGFRFFSPDGLPFEISSDVERGEQRAMERWEGMPLKISHIVLHSPDHQAAVKFFTDVLGFKVSDWLGDFMCFLRCNSAHHRIALLPGPPCLNHVAYDMLTLDDMMRGVSRLRKRGTDIRWGPGRHTAGNNTFSYFCTPAGFAVEYTSELEEVDFENHQEKVHEPGPQVMDQWETGIGGPQTMPKPEADPCLFQPSEV from the coding sequence ATGAGCCGAGTGACCGAAATACGCTATGTTGGCTATGGCGTCGAAAATTTTGATGCCGAACGCAAATTTTATGCCGACGACTGGGGACTGGTCGAGGTTGAATCGCGGGATGACATGGCCTGGTTCAAGACCCACGGTCATGATGAGTATCATGTTGTCCGCCTGCACAAACGCGAGAGCAATTGTGTTGAAGTGATAGCACTGGCCGCAGACAGCCGCGCCAATGTCGACGCGTTGCGCTCCAAGGTCGGCGATGCCGGATGCAAGATCATTCGCGAGCCCGGCGATCTCGACGCACCCGGCGGCGGCTATGGTTTCCGCTTTTTCTCTCCCGACGGGCTTCCGTTCGAAATATCTTCGGATGTCGAACGCGGCGAGCAACGGGCGATGGAACGCTGGGAAGGCATGCCGCTGAAGATCAGCCATATCGTCCTGCATTCGCCCGATCATCAGGCCGCGGTTAAATTCTTCACCGACGTGCTGGGCTTCAAGGTCAGCGACTGGCTCGGCGATTTCATGTGCTTCCTGCGCTGCAACAGCGCCCACCACCGGATCGCTTTGCTTCCCGGTCCGCCGTGCCTGAACCACGTCGCCTACGACATGCTGACGCTGGATGACATGATGCGCGGCGTTAGCCGATTGCGCAAACGTGGCACCGATATTCGCTGGGGTCCTGGCCGTCATACTGCCGGAAACAATACCTTCAGCTATTTCTGCACACCCGCCGGTTTTGCGGTGGAATATACGTCCGAACTGGAAGAAGTCGATTTCGAGAACCATCAGGAAAAGGTGCACGAGCCGGGTCCGCAGGTCATGGACCAGTGGGAAACCGGTATAGGCGGTCCGCAGACCATGCCGAAACCGGAAGCCGATCCCTGTCTCTTCCAGCCTTCGGAGGTCTGA
- a CDS encoding MBL fold metallo-hydrolase has protein sequence MRLMQIMLASAVALAAIPAHAQEQSNAPSEATKQTDAGLWVTLGTRGGPVASPTRSQPSNLLVAGGKNYLVDVGDGSAGQLAKKGLQTTMLEGVFISHLHFDHTGGLAAILGLRFQTNPKNKLKVFGPPGTKEMIDGLIMSMNPGATANYGVEGAPAANPRDQVEVVELRDTNKVALEGMNVSVRKNSHYSFKPGGEMARRFEALSYRFDLPGRSIVYTGDTGPSKAVEELAKDADLLVAEMMDVEMMIGLVRLANPNMPDNIAKGMEAHMTKHHLLPKDVGEMAARAGVKAVVVTHFAGIEPNNPGHMPYLGTIAEHYNGPVVIANDMDEY, from the coding sequence ATGCGTCTGATGCAAATAATGTTGGCCAGTGCAGTTGCACTGGCCGCCATCCCGGCCCACGCGCAGGAGCAGTCAAATGCGCCGTCGGAAGCTACCAAGCAGACTGATGCCGGGCTGTGGGTCACACTGGGGACGCGGGGCGGGCCGGTTGCCAGCCCGACGCGATCGCAGCCATCCAATCTTCTGGTCGCCGGCGGGAAGAATTATCTCGTCGACGTGGGGGACGGGTCCGCCGGTCAGTTGGCGAAAAAGGGACTGCAGACGACGATGCTGGAAGGCGTTTTCATCAGCCATTTGCATTTTGATCATACGGGCGGCCTGGCTGCCATTCTGGGCTTGCGATTCCAGACCAATCCCAAGAACAAGCTGAAAGTCTTCGGGCCTCCAGGCACCAAGGAAATGATCGATGGGCTCATCATGTCGATGAACCCGGGGGCGACTGCCAATTATGGCGTTGAGGGCGCCCCGGCGGCAAATCCGCGTGATCAGGTCGAGGTTGTCGAGTTGCGTGATACGAATAAGGTGGCGCTCGAAGGGATGAATGTCTCGGTGCGCAAGAACAGCCATTACAGCTTCAAGCCGGGCGGAGAAATGGCACGGCGGTTCGAAGCACTTTCTTACCGTTTCGATTTGCCGGGCCGTTCGATCGTCTACACCGGCGACACCGGACCCAGCAAGGCGGTCGAAGAACTGGCCAAAGATGCTGATCTTCTTGTCGCCGAAATGATGGATGTCGAGATGATGATTGGCCTGGTGCGTCTCGCCAATCCGAATATGCCTGACAATATAGCCAAGGGGATGGAGGCGCATATGACCAAACATCACCTGTTGCCGAAGGATGTCGGTGAAATGGCCGCGCGGGCAGGGGTCAAGGCGGTTGTCGTGACCCATTTTGCCGGGATTGAACCCAATAATCCGGGCCATATGCCCTATCTCGGCACGATAGCAGAACATTATAACGGTCCTGTGGTCATCGCCAATGACATGGATGAATATTGA
- a CDS encoding FAD-dependent oxidoreductase, producing MNDLNILVIGGGIGGLTAAIALRGKGHRVSVIEKDPEWSVYGVGIIQQSNVIRAMAELDLLDDYLAAGVPFDTVAIHAPDGTKVAEVPAPRLVEDYPANVGIGRPALHKVLGDRTKSAGADIRLGVTVTEIDQRDDGVDVIFSDGREESFDIVIGADGVYSDTRRRVLPDAEQPEYTGQAVWRYNFPRPSDLNSLHAYNGQTGIGLVPISEELMYMYVTTPEPGKPNYPIDGIAAAMRGKLAGTAPQIQAMAEQITDDEGVVYRPMEQMMLYGDWHNGRVVLLGDAVHATTPHLGQGAGMAIEDSLVLAEELANHDTPATAFKAYRDRRFERCRYIVEKSLAICYGQIGKGPLVDNGQATAEMFGIVSQPI from the coding sequence ATGAATGACCTGAATATCCTGGTTATCGGCGGCGGCATTGGTGGATTGACGGCTGCGATAGCCTTGCGCGGCAAGGGACACCGGGTGTCGGTTATCGAAAAAGACCCTGAATGGTCTGTCTATGGTGTCGGGATCATCCAGCAGTCCAATGTCATCCGCGCGATGGCGGAACTGGATCTGCTCGATGACTATCTGGCTGCCGGCGTTCCTTTCGACACGGTCGCCATTCATGCGCCCGACGGGACCAAGGTCGCTGAAGTTCCTGCGCCGCGTCTGGTGGAAGATTATCCGGCCAATGTCGGGATCGGCAGACCGGCCTTGCACAAAGTACTGGGCGACCGCACCAAAAGCGCAGGGGCGGATATCCGTCTGGGCGTAACCGTCACCGAAATCGACCAGCGGGATGACGGCGTAGATGTCATTTTCTCGGATGGGCGCGAAGAGAGCTTCGATATCGTGATCGGCGCCGACGGCGTCTATTCCGACACACGGCGACGGGTATTGCCCGATGCCGAACAGCCCGAATATACGGGGCAAGCGGTCTGGCGCTATAATTTCCCGCGGCCTTCCGATCTCAATTCGCTGCATGCCTATAACGGCCAGACCGGTATCGGGCTCGTACCGATCAGCGAAGAGCTGATGTATATGTATGTGACCACGCCCGAGCCTGGGAAACCCAATTATCCGATTGACGGGATCGCGGCTGCGATGCGTGGAAAACTTGCGGGCACCGCGCCGCAGATTCAGGCGATGGCGGAACAGATCACTGATGACGAAGGCGTCGTCTATCGTCCGATGGAACAGATGATGCTCTATGGCGACTGGCACAATGGCCGTGTCGTTCTGCTCGGTGACGCCGTGCACGCAACCACGCCGCATCTGGGGCAGGGCGCCGGCATGGCGATAGAGGACAGCCTTGTTCTGGCCGAAGAACTGGCCAACCACGATACACCCGCTACGGCCTTCAAAGCCTATCGCGATCGCCGGTTCGAACGCTGCCGCTATATTGTCGAGAAATCACTGGCCATTTGTTACGGCCAGATCGGCAAGGGGCCGCTGGTCGACAACGGCCAGGCCACGGCCGAAATGTTCGGCATTGTTTCACAACCAATCTAG